From the Diospyros lotus cultivar Yz01 chromosome 13, ASM1463336v1, whole genome shotgun sequence genome, one window contains:
- the LOC127788818 gene encoding LOW QUALITY PROTEIN: uncharacterized protein LOC127788818 (The sequence of the model RefSeq protein was modified relative to this genomic sequence to represent the inferred CDS: inserted 1 base in 1 codon; deleted 1 base in 1 codon; substituted 2 bases at 2 genomic stop codons): MXGVCIADIGSSGKGFDSASGSVRMKXFRTKGSELADRKGEKNKAIPRAPSTHCXIDRQSSLSSRAKCNKG; encoded by the exons ATGTAAGGAGTATGCATAGCTGATATAGGATCTTCTGGAAAAGGATTTGATTCTGCAAGCGGTTCAGTACGAATGAAGTAATTTCGAACA AAAGGATCAGAACTCGCTGATAGGAAAGGAGAGAAAAACAAAGCAATCCCAAGGGCTCCCTCAACCCACT TGATTGATAGGCAAAGCTCTTTATCATCACGTGCCAAATGCAACAAAGGATAA